The following are encoded together in the Cicer arietinum cultivar CDC Frontier isolate Library 1 chromosome 2, Cicar.CDCFrontier_v2.0, whole genome shotgun sequence genome:
- the LOC101510540 gene encoding agamous-like MADS-box protein AP1, with protein QEKGIQEQNNMLTKEIKEKEKAVAQEAAAQWDQPNYRVDTSFLLQDPLPVLNMGGNYREGAQELGRNELDLTLEPQYYYNS; from the exons CAGGAGAAAGGGATACAAGAGCAGAATAACATGCTCACAAAGGAG ATAAAGGAGAAGGAGAAGGCTGTAGCACAGGAGGCTGCTGCTCAATGGGATCAACCAAACTATAGGGTTGATACATCTTTCTTACTACAAGACCCACTTCCTGTTTTGAATATGGG TGGCAATTACCGTGAGGGAGCACAAGAACTGGGGAGGAACGAGCTTGACCTGACACTTGAACcacaatattattataattcttAA